TGCAGATATGGTGGTGTTGTGAAGTATGTAAGCATTAATGTCCTCGACCCCTGTAGGTGGAGCTGGCTCTCTGGGACACAGCAGGACAGGAGGACTATGACCGGCTGAGGCCTCTCTCCTACCCAGACACAGATGTCATCCTCATGTGTTTCTCCATCGACAGCCCCGACAGCCTAGGTGAGATTTCTTTCCTGCCATTGGTTTTGACAAATGTACCATTTGCTCCACATTCAACATGGACACTTTGTGCCCGATGCAGAGAATATTCCAGAGAAGTGGACTCCAGAGGTCAAACACTTCTGTCCCAATGTGCCTATTATTCTGGTGGGAAACAAGAAAGACCTGCGGAATGATGAACACACCCGTCGAGAGTTAGCCAAGATGAAACAGGTGAGTGAGGCCTGTACTTAACTGTGCTCATTCTGCAGCTTATACAAATTCAAACCTATGGGGGTTTGTTTAGACTGAATTTCATTATAATCCCAAAGGTTACTTATCTCAAAATGCATCAAATTGACTGAGTTAATCATGGGAAACTGTTTGTGAAACTGTAAGAGCGAGGAGTCCTCCATATTCTGCACTTTTGGTTCTCACTGCAAAGCTATACAAGATAGTAAATGTTTATCTGCACACTCTAGTAACAATCAGGTTTGACAAGGTGGAATATTCTCACCAGTCCACTTCACTCTGTATATGGATGGTCTCTCCAAACAGTTAATAGAGTTAAGGACTGGCTGTATGGTGGGGATAGCATTGTTAACCCTTAGGGCACCTTCTGGACATCTTTGGCCatttaagtttctttttttgataaTTCTGTCTGTGTTAATGCATATGACTCGGGACTTTCAAAAGATGTgtattttctgcagatttttaaaatttgtgtaaaaaaaatacaacctttTATCACATTTGTAGCACAAAAAAAGCCCCATTGGAACCCATTATAACTGCTTTTTATCTCTTtgccaaaataaaatcatgcattacacatttttattatttcattctgaAGTCCTGGCTTCaaagttatattttttatattgacCCATTTTCCCACATTTGGCATAAAGGTAAAATACATAGTATTTCCTGTAGTGGCACTATTTCTGTATAATGGAACCCATAAACCTAATGTATGCAAGTGAAATGATGTGTGAAACCTACATTTTGCTGTGAATATCTGTATGAGTTACAGCATGCTAAGCTTTCACTGtaactgtgtatgtgtaagtgtgtttgtgcatctgtgtgtgtttgttgctaaTCAGCAAAATAATTACGCAAAAATAATGTTAGTGATCATCAGTGACATATGCCAGGCTCTGTTAACCTtccaaaaataatgacattatcaTGTAGTAAAgggaaaatatgacattttctgtgttttgtttttatatagttaGCATAAAAACCAATGGTGTCAAACTGgagttgaaataataaaaatgaatgaatatttggtATTTATGATCAGGGCTGATGTTTAATACAATGAATtcattaaaagggaaaaaaatatttatatatatgtaaagttTATTACAGCAGATTTAGGGAGTGGACATTGTTGTCCACGAAGGAGCCGAGAGggtagtgttttttaaatatgacactACACGAATGACACATGCCATGCTGTGTTCACCCTCAAAAAATAATGTCATTGCCATGTAAAATTAGCATTTAAAGCATTCATATACTTAAAATGAATACATATATTTGGTATTTATGATCAGGACTGaggttggttaaaaaaaaaaaaagttattaaaagtgaaaaataaagaataacattaacttgtttaatAGTTTTACAGAGTGGCTATTTTTGGCCACGAAATGATTTAGTTGTCTTGTCTCCTCACAGTGCTGGTTTACAGCAACTGTACAAGCCTatgacatgtttaaaaagagTGTTGGATCCAGAGACTTAATTTTCTCTCATTCTATTGAACAGGCCGAGTACTAAAGAAAGAACCAAGTGAAATATCTAGGTCACATCATTATGAATGATTTCTGTGATTCTGACGAGGTGCAGCATCGGTGCTGTAAACTCTATGCACAAGCCAACATATTCACTGCATGTATCAGCTgctagaaagatagaaagatgtgAAGAGATCAAACCATCAAGTCATCTCAttgaacttattttcttttttgattttgccACACAGGAACCAGTGAAGTCTGATGAGGCGAGGGAAATGGCTAACCGGATCAATGCTTTTGGTTACTTGGAGTGCTCGGCCAAGACGAAGGATGGCGTGAGGGAGGTGTTTGAGATGGCCACCAGGGCAGCACTGCAGGCCAAGAGACGAGGCAAGAAAAGCGGCTGCTGCCTTTTATAGAGTGTCAGGTGACGCAGGatcaggagggaaggagggaaataaacacGGCTAAGAAAAACATCCCTGTGCCTGTTTCCACCAAGGTAGGCACAGTTGACTGGGGAGTTGTAGGGATGAAACcaggctaaagaaaaaaaggaaggtcAAATGCTATGGAAAAGgggaatacatgtatatacatttaagTTCGACATTATAGCTTTTAGCTTTCAAATAGAAATACTGTAATCTCGAGTTTAGGACTCAATAAAGCTGAAATTAAGAGAACATGACGAGAAGGGAACATCTCTCCTGCTCATACTCTTACTCCAGTACAGTAAGCTCCTCTGTGGCTGGTGGTCGAAATCAGACGAATGCCTGCCTAACTAACTGTTGGAAGACTTCCGTGGCTTGCAGTGTGACTGTGCTTGTCTTtcattctgtatgtttttcactCTCCTTAAATTCCAAAGTTAGAACTAACAAACTTTTTATGGACCCGCTATTCTTTTTTATGAACCTGTGATATTTCATacaattttcaattaaaaagcagagtttaattgtttgcagtataaaaacataatgagacCAACGACCATGAGTGTTTTATACCTGCttgttaattaataaaagttGACTGAGTTAACTTGGCCTTAAAGTGACAAAACTGtgattgaaataaatcaaagtgtacTGTCAAATACGCTGTATGTGACTGGGGATTAAAgggtaaataaaatgttattgtccTTTAGAAAGTTACTGTAAATTCTGAAATAGTAACAGGTCTTAATTTCTAACTGCTACTGGGGCAGAGCCTTTTTTAAACAAGCTGAAAAGACTTGATTCCTAATTTCCCCCGttttctgaaaatatttcagaattTAAGAAGAAGAATCCTCCCAATTTTACCATGTGATCACTTTCAATTTGCTGTTAATGCAAACTGAACCCTGTCTACCTGACAAATTCAGTATATTGCACATTTCTACAGCAAAGTATCCTATACTATACAGTTGGGtagtttctttcaaaataaatactgtgCTAGCTGCCAGtaggcttttaatgtgaaaccttTGCCCAGGGCTTCAGTCACTTGTGGAAGTAagtgaaaacagtgtttgtgttggagaaGTGACACTTGAGGGATAGTTGATGGAATCAGTGCCATGGGACTGTCATCTATAGTGATGTTCATCTGCAATATACAGGACAAGTAATTCCACACCTTTGGTCTTCTCTGGAAGTTAGACATTGACAGTGTTTTTCCCCACTCTGccacttcactcatgtctacagctgtttttttctgctttttactcTGTTGTATGTTATGTTCACTTTGTGATATTCTACTGgcttttgttgtattatttgcACACAACTAAAATCAAGAGGTCGGAGTGgttaacactttttaaaatatatgatgtCAGATTATTAAATCCAAAATGCAAGCAACTCCTTATGGATCGGACATTTGTAATATTCTTTTGTATACAAATGTATCCTGACATTTCTCCAGTTGTATTTTGTAATGTATTCTAAAGGAAATAAATTGTAACCGAGAATGACCAAATTCTGCCTCTGGCGTCTTGTGCTTTCTCTCTTAACACCATTTCAGTTATGACGAATCATGCTATTGTCCATCACTCGTCCATCAAGATCCCAAAGTTTCCAAGGTACCCCATGTGTCAGGCTCATACCCATTTCCATTTAATTGTTTGGTACAGCCATATTTAGCTTATGGTTATGAAAAGCTTCATTAAGTTTTGCCAGTTGATTGTTCAATTGTTTTGACCTTCATACTGTAACTGTTGGTTTTGCAGTTATACTGTTTTTATACACGTATCTCATGTGCACAAATTAATCAAAATGTGGTTACAAACAGTATCTTAGACACATGCATCAGTAGTACCAGCAGTCAGTGAAGTAAAACATGGCCTCGATATATGTACTTTTCTATCTGACTCCCCCAGTGCTCTGTAGAAAAGACAGGGACTtggatgtaaaaataattaacacatggacacagaattaaaactgagaaaatgtatttttcatttcatatgcaGAGGTTGGTAGAGATGGGTTAACATTCTCAGTTTTACAAGCAGcatcacaatgtttttaaaatctattagCTGTGTTAAGAGAATTCTGTGGGCACAGATTCCTCTGTTCTGACTGAAAGATCAAAGCTCATTCTCGTAATGAGTGACAGTATGTGTGACAAGTGGCAGAGATCAAACATTTCCACCCAGGCTTTTCAAACCAGTTTTGGTGAGTGCAGTGCAGCACCAATCTATGAACCCTCTCTTCACCACTTACTGTCATGTGCTTGCAGAGTTCTTGTGTCTGTAGAGGTGAGTTGATTGAGTCTTTATATCTCTGTCACTAATTAGTACaatgttatttaaattcacatttctaAATACTAAGTTAATATTGTAAAATTGTTAAGATCACATTATTGTGCTgacatacatgtaaataaaaccaTGACCTCTGGAGGACGTTTGCAGAATTGGGTCAGACTTTCTgcagttttgtcttttcacatgcagcagattctccgctcagacgtattcacaacaacacatacatcttatagaggattcaggtgaggggtggagcagcaggcagaccCAGGATATAACGTTATTTTCAgtctgtcgtgtgttagaaacacCATCAACACCCCCACTCACATTCGATGAATCCTGTggacgatctcctgctgtgttctcacatcagttcctctggactttctgcagactttatactagggggcTGGCCAAAGCAACTCTGGAAAAAGTCTGGAGGCTGTCACTTGcatatttgcattcacacatacagcccctccggaggaAGTCTGGAGGAgctccagacttcagtgcacttctgaaagcagctaaatctAACACAGTGGCATCACTGGCGTCAGTCCTCAGCTCCGCTCTATAGTGTCCGATGGAGTCCTGCCACTAATTCCTGATAGTATGGCTCTGAGAGGGGATGAAATACAAAGacttttaaagttgtaaacagATTTTACAATTTACTCTCACAATGGAAATTGTCTGGAGAGTCACAAACCTGTGTCAGGCTCAATAAATGAATGTCTAATGAGGAAGTCCAAGACCACCATGGCTGAGTTGGGCTTGAAGTCATCAGTGGCCAGCAGTTCTTTCACCTGGAACCATGACAGGGTGGTCACAAAACTCTCCTCATATTTCTTCTCTGGATgttagacatatatatatacatcaatTAATATATGAAATGGACTAACTTGAAATGTAATGTGAATAATAccttgtttaaatatttttcatcatttggaCAGTGCTGTGTTGCAAAATGCGGTGATTGTGACATAACACAGTTTGCCTCTACTTGTGTTGCATGGTTGTGTTTGGGTATGAAAAGTCTGACAGGGACCAGATAACTGAACTTTGCAAAGTTGTCCACAGATTGGATCAAATCACCACTAACCTccttcaccaccatcaccacaatCATGAGGGGAGACCAGGACATGTGTAACATCCGGGACACGtgggctgtgtctgaaatcaatcACTGATTACTAGATAGTTCACTATATGGTGAGTTTGCAATTTTGTAGTGTTGTCCCGAATTTTAAGTGAACATTTTTATACCCTATATAGtggactcattgtttcccacaatgcattgagAAAAGCAGTGTACAAACAATTGTCACTATCAAGCAAAATATACCATCATGTA
This sequence is a window from Paralichthys olivaceus isolate ysfri-2021 chromosome 6, ASM2471397v2, whole genome shotgun sequence. Protein-coding genes within it:
- the LOC138410537 gene encoding rho-related GTP-binding protein RhoA-C gives rise to the protein MAAIRKKLVIVGDGACGKTCLLIVFSKDQFPEVYVPTVFENYVADIEVDGKQVELALWDTAGQEDYDRLRPLSYPDTDVILMCFSIDSPDSLENIPEKWTPEVKHFCPNVPIILVGNKKDLRNDEHTRRELAKMKQEPVKSDEAREMANRINAFGYLECSAKTKDGVREVFEMATRAALQAKRRGKKSGCCLL